The Flavobacterium praedii genome window below encodes:
- a CDS encoding AAA family ATPase — MSDVTAIQNLVQKRNELKKEIAKIIVGQDDVVDQILLCIFSGGHALLVGVPGLAKTLLVNTLAQALGLDFKRIQFTPDLMPSDILGSEILDENRQFKFLKGPIFSNIILADEINRTPPKTQAALLEAMQERSVTIAGVNHKLSLPYFVLATQNPIEQEGTYPLPEAQLDRFMFAIKLEYPSFEEEVQVVKRTTADQSTTINALFTAQEIIDFQHLIRRIPVADNVVEYAVTLVSKTRPDNSLSNEFVKNYLDWGAGPRASQNLILAAKAHAAFYGKFSPDIEDVKAVATGILRHRIIKNYKADAEGISEEMIISKLI; from the coding sequence ATGTCGGATGTAACAGCGATACAGAATTTAGTCCAAAAACGTAATGAATTAAAAAAAGAAATTGCTAAAATCATTGTTGGTCAAGATGATGTTGTAGATCAGATTTTGCTTTGTATTTTTTCTGGAGGTCACGCTTTGTTGGTTGGTGTTCCTGGTTTAGCCAAAACATTATTGGTGAATACTTTGGCTCAAGCATTAGGATTGGATTTTAAAAGAATTCAGTTCACTCCAGATTTGATGCCTTCAGATATTTTAGGTAGCGAAATTTTAGACGAAAATCGACAGTTTAAATTTTTAAAAGGTCCAATATTTTCAAATATTATTTTGGCAGATGAGATAAATAGGACGCCGCCAAAAACTCAAGCAGCTTTGTTAGAAGCAATGCAAGAGCGTTCTGTAACTATAGCGGGAGTAAATCATAAATTAAGTTTGCCTTATTTTGTTTTGGCTACACAAAATCCCATTGAACAAGAAGGAACTTATCCTTTGCCTGAAGCACAATTAGACCGATTTATGTTTGCCATAAAATTAGAGTATCCTTCTTTTGAGGAAGAGGTGCAAGTAGTCAAGCGTACAACTGCTGATCAGAGTACAACAATAAATGCCTTGTTTACGGCGCAAGAAATCATCGATTTTCAGCATTTGATTCGTCGTATTCCTGTAGCGGATAATGTGGTGGAATATGCTGTGACTTTAGTTAGTAAAACACGTCCTGATAATTCACTTTCAAATGAATTTGTAAAAAATTATTTGGATTGGGGTGCAGGGCCAAGAGCTTCGCAAAATTTAATTTTGGCTGCCAAAGCTCATGCCGCTTTTTATGGAAAGTTTTCGCCTGATATAGAAGATGTAAAAGCAGTTGCAACCGGAATTTTGAGACATCGAATCATCAAAAATTATAAAGCGGATGCCGAAGGTATTTCAGAAGAAATGATAATTTCAAAATTGATATAA
- a CDS encoding peptidylprolyl isomerase produces MPLKIVQMKSITNKVVLSFFLLFSTLTFVNAQEIIKDSVAATTKVNVPSGKKLKIDGVVATVGDYIILDSDIDKGFLEITSQGGSTKDVSRCQVLGSLLEQKLYAHQAVQDSIIVSDAEVKGMMDERLGYMLEQVGSMEKIVKFYQKESEEDFRTYFFDVLKEQKLTGEMTKKIIDKVEITPEEVREFYKKIPKADLPLFGAELEVAQIVIKPKVTDADKQKVIDKLNSFRKECLEGASFATKAVLYSEDPGSSKNGGYYKMTRKTPFVKEFKDVAFSLAEGEISEPFETTFGYHIIYVEKIKGQEIELRHILISPVVSQESLKEAKEKITLIRKKVLDKDITFAEAARTMSDEKETRANGGALVNPKTQDTRFEMTKMDPSLYSQVSNLKDNEISIPLLEDNQGKKDYKIMIVTNRIDEHTADYAKDYIKIKDLALKEKQIKAIGKWFDTKIKDTYIKIVDEYKECSFTNNWLKK; encoded by the coding sequence ATGCCTTTAAAAATTGTTCAGATGAAATCCATAACTAATAAAGTTGTGTTGTCTTTTTTTCTATTGTTTTCTACTTTAACCTTCGTGAATGCTCAAGAAATTATTAAAGATAGTGTAGCTGCTACAACTAAGGTAAATGTGCCTTCAGGAAAAAAACTAAAGATTGATGGCGTGGTAGCAACAGTTGGGGATTATATAATATTAGATTCTGATATTGATAAAGGATTTTTAGAAATTACAAGTCAGGGAGGATCTACTAAAGATGTTTCAAGGTGTCAAGTATTAGGTAGTTTGTTAGAGCAAAAATTATATGCGCATCAAGCGGTTCAGGATAGTATTATTGTTAGCGATGCTGAAGTTAAAGGAATGATGGATGAACGCTTGGGGTATATGTTGGAACAAGTAGGATCTATGGAGAAGATAGTTAAGTTTTATCAAAAAGAATCTGAGGAAGATTTTAGAACTTATTTCTTTGATGTTTTGAAAGAACAGAAACTAACTGGTGAAATGACCAAGAAAATAATTGATAAAGTTGAAATAACGCCAGAAGAAGTACGTGAGTTTTATAAAAAAATTCCAAAAGCGGATTTGCCTCTTTTTGGAGCTGAGTTAGAAGTTGCTCAAATTGTTATAAAGCCAAAGGTTACAGATGCGGATAAACAAAAAGTTATCGATAAACTAAATAGTTTTAGGAAAGAGTGTTTAGAGGGAGCTAGTTTTGCTACTAAAGCTGTATTGTATTCAGAAGATCCAGGATCTAGTAAAAATGGGGGTTATTATAAAATGACAAGAAAAACCCCTTTTGTAAAAGAATTTAAAGATGTTGCCTTTAGTCTTGCTGAAGGAGAAATTTCGGAGCCTTTTGAAACTACATTTGGATATCATATTATTTATGTAGAAAAAATTAAAGGTCAAGAAATTGAACTAAGACACATTCTTATTTCACCAGTTGTTTCACAAGAATCTTTGAAAGAAGCAAAAGAGAAAATTACTTTAATTAGAAAGAAGGTATTAGACAAAGATATTACTTTTGCGGAAGCTGCTAGGACGATGTCGGATGAAAAGGAAACAAGAGCTAATGGAGGTGCTTTAGTTAATCCTAAAACACAAGATACTCGTTTTGAAATGACAAAAATGGATCCTTCTTTATACAGTCAAGTTTCAAATTTGAAAGACAATGAGATATCAATTCCTTTGCTTGAAGATAATCAAGGAAAGAAAGATTATAAAATTATGATTGTGACCAATAGAATAGATGAACATACTGCTGATTATGCTAAAGATTATATTAAAATTAAAGATTTAGCTTTGAAAGAAAAACAAATCAAAGCTATTGGTAAATGGTTTGATACAAAAATAAAAGATACTTATATAAAAATTGTTGATGAGTATAAAGAGTGTTCTTTTACCAACAATTGGCTTAAAAAATAA
- a CDS encoding peptide chain release factor 3, producing the protein MSFLKEIQRRRTFGIISHPDAGKTTLTEKLLLFGGAIQEAGAVKNNKIKKGATSDFMEIERQRGISVSTSVLAFNYKEKKINILDTPGHKDFAEDTFRTLTAVDSVIVVIDVAKGVEEQTEKLVAVCRMRKIPIIVFINKLDREGKDAFDLMDEVEQKLGLTVTPLSFPIGMGYDFQGIYNLWEQNINLFSGDSRKNIEETIAFSDVKSPELEKIIGPKPAERLREELELIDEVYPKFDRQDYLDGKLQPVFFGSALNNFGVRELLDCFVAIAPSPRPKDSETRLVDPKEDKMSGFVFKIHANMDPKHRDRLAFIKIVSGTFERNKPYYHVRQKKNLKFSSPNAFFAEKKEIVDISYPGDIVGLHDTGNFKIGDTLTEGEIMSFKGIPSFSPEHFRYINNADPMKAKQLDKGVDQLMDEGVAQLFTLEMNNRKIIGTVGALQYEVIQYRLEHEYGAKCTYENFPVHKACWVKPDDAKNEEFKEFKRIKQKFLAKDKYNQLVFLADSDFTIQMTQNKYPSVKLFFTSEFE; encoded by the coding sequence ATGAGTTTTTTAAAAGAAATACAACGAAGACGAACTTTTGGGATAATCTCGCATCCCGATGCTGGAAAAACGACCTTAACTGAAAAATTACTTCTTTTCGGAGGAGCAATTCAAGAAGCTGGCGCAGTAAAAAACAATAAAATAAAAAAAGGTGCAACGAGCGATTTTATGGAAATTGAGCGTCAAAGAGGAATCTCTGTTTCTACTTCTGTTTTAGCGTTTAATTATAAAGAGAAAAAAATAAATATTCTAGACACACCTGGTCACAAGGATTTTGCCGAAGACACTTTTAGAACTTTAACTGCTGTTGATAGCGTAATTGTTGTTATTGATGTCGCCAAAGGAGTCGAGGAACAAACAGAAAAATTGGTAGCCGTATGTAGAATGCGTAAAATACCAATTATTGTTTTTATCAATAAATTAGACCGAGAAGGTAAAGATGCTTTTGATCTAATGGATGAAGTGGAACAAAAGCTGGGATTAACTGTAACTCCTCTTAGTTTTCCTATCGGAATGGGGTATGACTTTCAAGGAATTTACAATCTTTGGGAACAAAACATCAATCTTTTTAGCGGAGATAGCCGTAAAAATATTGAAGAAACTATAGCATTCTCAGATGTAAAAAGCCCAGAGTTAGAGAAAATAATTGGACCAAAACCAGCAGAACGTTTACGTGAAGAATTAGAACTAATTGATGAAGTTTATCCAAAATTCGACCGTCAAGATTATTTGGATGGTAAACTACAACCAGTATTTTTTGGTTCAGCTTTAAATAATTTTGGTGTTAGAGAACTTCTTGATTGTTTTGTTGCTATTGCACCATCACCTAGACCAAAAGACTCTGAGACAAGATTAGTTGATCCAAAAGAAGATAAAATGTCTGGTTTTGTATTCAAAATCCATGCTAATATGGATCCAAAACATAGAGACCGCTTGGCTTTTATAAAGATTGTATCTGGAACTTTCGAAAGAAATAAACCCTATTATCATGTTCGTCAAAAGAAAAATTTAAAATTCTCTAGTCCTAATGCTTTTTTTGCAGAAAAAAAGGAAATAGTTGACATTTCCTACCCTGGAGATATTGTAGGTCTACATGATACTGGAAATTTTAAAATTGGCGATACTTTAACCGAAGGCGAAATTATGAGCTTTAAAGGTATACCAAGTTTCTCCCCAGAACACTTTAGATACATCAATAATGCCGATCCAATGAAGGCTAAACAATTAGACAAAGGTGTTGACCAATTAATGGATGAAGGTGTTGCTCAATTATTCACCTTAGAAATGAATAATCGAAAAATAATTGGAACTGTTGGAGCCCTTCAATACGAAGTTATTCAATACCGATTAGAGCATGAATATGGTGCAAAATGCACCTATGAAAATTTCCCTGTACACAAAGCGTGCTGGGTAAAACCAGATGATGCAAAAAATGAAGAATTCAAAGAATTCAAGCGTATCAAACAAAAGTTTTTAGCTAAAGACAAATACAATCAACTTGTTTTTTTAGCAGATTCGGATTTTACAATTCAAATGACACAAAATAAATATCCTAGTGTAAAACTATTTTTCACTTCAGAGTTTGAATAA